The following proteins are co-located in the Spea bombifrons isolate aSpeBom1 chromosome 3, aSpeBom1.2.pri, whole genome shotgun sequence genome:
- the LOC128483675 gene encoding complement component C1q receptor-like: protein MVLPRLTLVLAVLPLLDGILADGHIEALCFDKACYTVDLGSNTFAEAREKCTNNGGDLVTIKSKEEFEQVKRLVLKLPDLADQTLKLWIGLQLKQCYIRHKLLKGFHWVTGDQDTEESQFSNWMQEPRSTCAQNRCVTMNLDAASHNNYKWLDGKCTSPANGYICKFHFKGMCKEVALAGPGIVSYNTPFYFMTTSLNLVPHASLAEVNCEQNDGKLPDFLICKERMENIFQWAYTGVNGSVVGPLCGSTELGCKHSNGGCEQECIEDPDTRSVRCGCKDGYVLSSDLVSCVLPQHCEPNPCQHSCTNLQHGFQCTCSPGFVLAENQLNCTDVDECRQNPCDQVCINTLGSFQCNCQEGFIVKGTDCIDIDECIDSTCTQGCLNTHGSYYCSCKEGYELGNDGFSCLDKDECINSPCAEKCLNTIGSYICFCSEGYLLSSDGISCNPDMQNENTHANVNPTGNQTISSIHGDDTYNPTIIPSYPNSVIDQSYTTMPEGSGVYLKPTPSMSPDAGSSLGNESVYHIQGGGSDSQKTLIIVSTLCACGVLLLLAVVVGIVCYRRRNTEKEEEYKPANAADNYCWVPEQSNRDVKNDYR, encoded by the coding sequence ATGGTACTCCCTCGGTTAACACTGGTTCTTGCCGTACTGCCGCTGTTAGATGGGATACTTGCAGATGGACACATCGAAGCTCTGTGTTTTGACAAGGCCTGCTACACCGTGGACCTGGGCAGCAACACTTTTGCGGAGGCCAGGGAGAAGTGCACCAACAATGGAGGGGATCTGGTCACTATCAAGAGCAAAGAAGAATTTGAGCAAGTGAAAAGGTTAGTTTTGAAACTGCCCGATCTAGCTGACCAGACGCTAAAGCTTTGGATTGGACTCCAACTCAAGCAGTGCTATATTCGCCATAAGTTGTTGAAGGGCTTTCACTGGGTAACAGGAGatcaggacacagaagaaagcCAGTTCTCTAACTGGATGCAAGAACCTAGGAGTACGTGTGCCCAGAACAGGTGTGTCACAATGAATCTGGACGCCGCCTCTCATAATAACTATAAGTGGCTTGATGGCAAATGCACATCCCCTGCCAATGGCTATATCTGCAAGTTTCATTTTAAAGGCATGTGCAAGGAAGTGGCCCTTGCAGGCCCAGGAATTGTTAGCTATAATACACCGTTTTATTTCATGACCACTTCTCTGAATTTGGTTCCACACGCCTCACTAGCTGAGGTAAATTGCGAGCAGAACGATGGAAAATTGCCagattttttaatatgtaaggAACGGATGGAGAATATCTTTCAGTGGGCTTATACTGGGGTTAATGGAAGCGTTGTTGGGCCTTTGTGTGGGTCAACAGAACTAGGATGCAAGCATAGTAATGGAGGCTGTGAGCAGGAATGCATTGAGGATCCAGATACCAGGTCCGTTCGTTGTGGCTGCAAGGATGGATATGTGCTTTCATCTGATTTAGTCTCATGTGTTTTACCACAACACTGTGAACCCAATCCATGCCAGCATAGCTGCACAAACCTCCAGCATGGATTTCAATGCACATGCTCTCCGGGCTTTGTGCTTGCTGAAAACCAATTAAACTGCACTGATGTGGATGAATGTCGACAAAATCCTTGTGACCAGGTGTGTATCAACACCTTAGGAAGTTTCCAGTGCAATTGCCAGGAGGGTTTTATAGTAAAAGGAACAGATTGTATAGATATAGATGAATGCATTGACTCGACCTGTACCCAGGGCTGCTTAAATACCCATGGCTCTTACTATTGTTCTTGCAAGGAGGGTTATGAACTTGGCAACGACGGTTTTTCCTGCTTGGACAAGGATGAATGTATTAATTCACCGTGTGCTGAAAAGTGTCTTAACACCATCGGGAgctacatttgtttttgctCTGAAGGATACTTACTATCTTCCGATGGCATCTCTTGCAATCCAGACATGCAAAACGAAAATACACATGCAAATGTCAACCCTACAGGCAATCAAACCATAAGCAGCATACACGGAGATGACACCTACAACCCAACAATAATCCCGTCATATCCTAATTCTGTAATTGATCAGTCTTACACAACCATGCCTGAAGGTAGTGGAGTCTATTTAAAGCCTACTCCATCCATGTCTCCTGATGCTGGCAGCTCTTTAGGAAACGAGTCTGTTTATCATATACAAGGTGGTGGATCAGATTCACAGAAAACACTCATAATAGTGAGTACACTCTGTGCCTGCGGGGTTTTGTTACTTCTGGCTGTTGTTGTGGGAATTGTGTGCTATAGAagaagaaatacagaaaaagagGAAGAATACAAACCAGCCAATGCCGCAGATAATTACTGTTGGGTCCCAGAACAGTCTAATAGAGATGTGAAGAATGATTACAGGTAG